One Deltaproteobacteria bacterium genomic window carries:
- a CDS encoding glutathione S-transferase, translated as MAVKESKPGSQLAPVLWQFRYSHFNEKVRWALDFKRIRHTRRSVLPGPHAPRMLWLTGQKAVPVLVLDGKPIVDSTRIIETVEERWPDPPLYPREESARRRAVEIEAFFDEELGPHLRRAWFFELLHDPAYCLAQLSAGAAPIARRMFRLAFPMISAVMKMDMKIDAAGAEIGRTKILAALDRVEAELQPSGYLVGDHFSVADLTAAALFSPVVMPPEFPYPLLTPLPAPAARLRDSLAQRRGFLWAADIYRRHRGPTMELPEAQ; from the coding sequence ATGGCCGTCAAAGAATCGAAGCCCGGTTCCCAACTTGCGCCGGTGCTCTGGCAGTTCCGTTACTCTCACTTCAACGAGAAGGTACGCTGGGCGCTCGACTTCAAGCGCATTCGGCATACGCGTCGCTCAGTGCTACCGGGGCCGCACGCGCCGCGCATGCTGTGGCTGACTGGGCAGAAGGCGGTGCCGGTGCTAGTGCTCGACGGGAAGCCAATAGTCGACTCGACCCGCATCATCGAAACGGTTGAGGAGCGCTGGCCCGATCCACCGTTGTATCCGCGTGAAGAATCGGCGCGCCGCCGCGCGGTCGAGATCGAAGCCTTCTTTGATGAAGAGTTGGGGCCGCACTTGCGGCGGGCCTGGTTCTTCGAGTTGCTGCACGATCCTGCCTATTGCTTGGCGCAGCTGAGCGCGGGTGCCGCGCCGATCGCACGACGCATGTTCCGCCTCGCTTTTCCGATGATCAGCGCGGTCATGAAGATGGACATGAAGATCGACGCCGCCGGCGCGGAGATCGGCCGCACCAAGATCCTCGCCGCGCTCGACCGTGTTGAAGCGGAGTTGCAACCCTCGGGTTATCTCGTGGGCGACCATTTCTCCGTCGCCGATCTCACCGCCGCAGCCTTGTTTTCACCGGTGGTTATGCCGCCGGAGTTTCCTTATCCGCTGCTAACACCGTTGCCCGCGCCTGCCGCGCGATTGCGCGACTCGCTCGCGCAGCGTCGCGGCTTCCTCTGGGCTGCGGACATCTATCGCCGACATCGTGGTCCGACGATGGAACTCCCCGAGGCACAGTAG
- a CDS encoding aminotransferase class III-fold pyridoxal phosphate-dependent enzyme: MSHRSFARTQELFERAARVVPGGIYGHQSPVMLVPGAYPYFFERGDGSHVWDVDGNEYIDYMCSYGPIVLGHNHPKVEEAAAAQRRKGNCFNGPTELWVELAEYLVGLTPFADWAAFGKNGSDVCTWAIELAREYTQRPKIVKADGAYHGTHAWCTPLPGGTTPADTENVVTFRYNDLADLRRAVDEHAGQVAGIIVSPFRHEAFHDQELPVEGFLQGIRTLCNEKKIVFILDDVRAGFRLHLGGSGEVFGVQPDLACYCKAIANGYALSACVGRNALRPAAESVFFTGSYFTSAVPMAAALACLKELKASGGIEQMQRTGSLLRRGLEEQSRSHGTGITYSGPAAIPFMSFVADEGGFERNRRFCTECIQRGVYFHPVHNWFLSTAHSEADIRRTLAATDEVFKIVKSEFGN, encoded by the coding sequence ATGAGTCATCGCAGTTTCGCTCGCACACAGGAACTGTTTGAACGCGCCGCCCGAGTGGTCCCGGGCGGAATTTATGGACACCAGAGCCCGGTGATGTTAGTGCCCGGGGCGTATCCGTATTTCTTCGAGCGGGGCGACGGTTCGCACGTGTGGGACGTCGATGGCAACGAGTACATCGACTACATGTGCTCGTACGGCCCGATCGTGCTCGGACACAATCACCCGAAGGTTGAAGAGGCGGCGGCGGCACAGCGCCGCAAGGGCAATTGCTTCAACGGACCGACGGAGCTGTGGGTCGAGCTGGCGGAGTACCTCGTGGGCCTGACGCCGTTCGCCGATTGGGCAGCGTTTGGAAAAAATGGCTCCGACGTGTGCACGTGGGCGATCGAGCTGGCGCGTGAGTACACGCAGCGACCGAAAATCGTCAAGGCCGACGGCGCCTACCACGGCACGCACGCGTGGTGCACGCCATTGCCCGGCGGCACCACGCCGGCCGACACCGAAAACGTCGTCACGTTCAGGTACAACGACCTCGCCGATCTACGCCGCGCCGTTGACGAGCACGCCGGACAAGTTGCGGGCATCATCGTCTCGCCGTTCCGCCATGAGGCGTTCCACGATCAGGAACTCCCGGTGGAGGGCTTCCTCCAGGGCATCCGCACGCTGTGCAACGAGAAGAAGATCGTGTTCATCCTCGACGATGTGCGTGCCGGCTTCCGCCTTCACCTTGGCGGCTCGGGCGAGGTGTTCGGCGTGCAGCCGGACCTCGCGTGTTACTGCAAGGCGATCGCCAACGGTTATGCGCTGTCGGCGTGTGTGGGGCGGAACGCGCTTCGACCGGCGGCTGAATCGGTGTTCTTCACCGGTTCCTATTTCACGTCCGCCGTCCCAATGGCCGCGGCGCTCGCGTGTCTCAAGGAGCTGAAGGCCAGTGGCGGCATCGAGCAGATGCAGCGGACGGGTTCATTGTTGCGCCGTGGCCTCGAAGAACAATCGCGTTCACACGGCACCGGCATCACCTATTCGGGGCCGGCGGCAATTCCGTTCATGAGTTTCGTCGCCGACGAAGGTGGGTTCGAGCGCAACCGCCGCTTCTGTACCGAGTGCATCCAGCGCGGCGTGTATTTCCATCCGGTGCACAACTGGTTTCTCTCCACGGCGCACAGCGAGGCCGATATTCGCCGGACACTCGCGGCAACCGACGAAGTCTTCAAAATTGTGAAGAGCGAGTTTGGAAACTAG
- a CDS encoding acyl-CoA dehydrogenase family protein — protein MDLSYTPEQEATRHTVRRWLKANLPPRERTEESLEYGDLARTINAKAWQRKLYAAGYVAMGWPKESGGQGADVMTQTIINEELVMARAPGLIGMMGVQMVGPTLMKWGTEEQQRRYLPKILTADEIWCQGYSEPGSGSDLASLKTRAELVGDEFIINGQKVWTSSAQIANWMFCLVRTDSTAPKHRGISYVLIDMKTPGITVRPLIQMTGDAGFNEVFFEEVRVPRKNLVGELNQGWQVANSTLAHERNMLGSTTRSQQMFNGVLRLAQSRRRSGRRAVDDPVIRQRLADLAIRVESMKLHSHRQLTDAMKGRAPGIAASVNKLVSTELNHDMASLALDLLGSYGPLARAAARVVDRGIWPWEFMFTLGMIIGGGTSQIQKNIISERGLGMPRQ, from the coding sequence ATGGACCTTTCGTACACACCCGAGCAGGAAGCCACGCGCCACACCGTGCGCCGGTGGTTGAAGGCGAATCTTCCACCGCGCGAGCGGACGGAGGAGTCACTCGAATACGGCGACCTGGCCCGCACCATCAATGCCAAGGCGTGGCAGCGCAAGCTCTACGCCGCCGGCTATGTCGCCATGGGCTGGCCGAAGGAGTCCGGCGGTCAGGGCGCCGACGTCATGACCCAGACCATCATCAACGAAGAGCTGGTAATGGCCCGGGCACCTGGTCTCATCGGCATGATGGGCGTGCAGATGGTCGGCCCGACGTTGATGAAATGGGGGACGGAAGAACAGCAGCGGCGCTATCTTCCGAAGATCCTCACGGCCGACGAAATCTGGTGCCAGGGCTACTCCGAACCCGGCTCGGGTTCAGACCTCGCGTCGCTGAAGACCCGCGCCGAGCTGGTTGGTGATGAGTTCATCATCAACGGCCAGAAGGTGTGGACTTCGTCCGCGCAGATCGCCAACTGGATGTTCTGCCTGGTACGCACCGATTCCACGGCACCCAAGCATCGTGGCATTTCGTACGTGCTCATCGACATGAAGACGCCGGGCATCACGGTGCGGCCGTTGATCCAGATGACGGGCGATGCCGGCTTCAACGAGGTCTTCTTCGAAGAGGTGCGCGTCCCGCGCAAGAATCTCGTCGGCGAACTCAATCAGGGCTGGCAGGTGGCGAACTCAACGCTGGCGCACGAACGCAACATGCTGGGCTCGACCACGCGCTCGCAGCAGATGTTCAACGGTGTGCTGCGCCTGGCGCAATCGCGCCGGCGCTCCGGGCGGCGCGCGGTGGACGACCCGGTCATCCGACAACGTTTGGCCGACTTAGCAATTCGGGTCGAGTCGATGAAGCTGCATTCGCACCGCCAACTCACGGATGCGATGAAGGGACGCGCTCCAGGAATCGCGGCGTCGGTGAACAAGCTGGTGAGCACCGAGTTGAACCACGACATGGCGTCGCTGGCGTTGGATCTCCTAGGCTCGTACGGCCCGTTGGCCCGCGCGGCTGCGCGCGTGGTCGATCGTGGCATCTGGCCATGGGAGTTTATGTTCACTCTCGGCATGATCATCGGCGGCGGCACGTCGCAGATTCAAAAGAACATCATCAGCGAACGTGGGCTCGGGATGCCGCGCCAGTAA
- a CDS encoding MBL fold metallo-hydrolase — translation MSNRSPGELLWQLARSYVLPAAPVRRHGRVPTPRAREIAVTYVGHATTLIQLGGVNLLTDPVYSSRLILPKRLVEPGIAMADLPPLDVVLVSHGHMDHLDVPTHQQLPKGALVVCAKNLADLLKPCGHRDIVELQWGEHVVHHGVTITALPVRHWGTRALVPDNRGYTGFLIESADGTVFFPGDTAYFPGFADYGQHYAIDVALLPIGAYSPAAFRRVHMNPEDALQAFVDLRARHLVPIHWGTFAVSYEPIEEPPRWLCTLAETSGLTDRVAILEHGESRVFACPE, via the coding sequence ATGTCGAACCGCTCGCCCGGCGAGCTGCTGTGGCAACTCGCTCGGTCGTATGTTCTACCGGCCGCGCCTGTGCGTCGGCACGGCCGAGTGCCAACGCCGCGTGCCAGGGAGATTGCGGTCACGTATGTGGGGCACGCGACCACGCTGATCCAGCTCGGGGGCGTGAATCTGCTCACCGATCCGGTTTACTCGTCGCGGCTGATTCTCCCGAAGCGGCTCGTCGAGCCTGGCATCGCGATGGCCGACCTGCCACCGTTGGACGTGGTGCTGGTGTCGCACGGCCACATGGATCACTTGGACGTGCCAACGCACCAGCAGCTGCCCAAAGGGGCGCTGGTGGTCTGCGCGAAGAACCTGGCCGACCTCCTCAAGCCATGCGGGCATCGCGACATCGTCGAGTTGCAATGGGGCGAGCACGTTGTACATCACGGCGTCACCATTACTGCCCTCCCCGTGCGGCATTGGGGAACCCGTGCGCTGGTGCCGGACAACCGCGGCTACACAGGATTTCTGATTGAGAGCGCTGACGGCACCGTTTTTTTCCCCGGCGATACAGCCTACTTCCCCGGATTCGCCGACTACGGCCAGCACTACGCGATCGACGTGGCGCTACTCCCCATCGGCGCATACAGTCCAGCGGCGTTCCGCCGCGTTCACATGAATCCGGAAGATGCCCTGCAAGCGTTCGTCGATCTGCGCGCTCGCCATCTTGTCCCGATTCATTGGGGCACGTTCGCAGTCTCGTATGAGCCGATCGAGGAACCGCCGCGCTGGCTGTGCACACTTGCAGAGACCAGCGGCCTGACGGATCGCGTCGCGATTTTGGAACACGGCGAGAGCCGTGTCTTTGCTTGCCCGGAGTGA
- the dnaA gene encoding chromosomal replication initiator protein DnaA — MEQAWKHVLATLRRRVDSADYDGLIARLHPLAQQDRNFLFEAPNRLAIAVITQRYVGVIEEVLSAEVGRPVRVILQPPNAMQQELFPLVDLPPEPEAVVVPKRPASLIPKYTFANFVVGASNQFAHAASKAVAGQPGVHYNPLFIYGGVGLGKTHLVNAIGFEIFERSQNARVVYLSSESFMNELIGALRRDRMDEFKGRFRRVDVLILDDVQFLAGRERTQEEFFHTFNSLYEGHRQIVLTSDKFPKEIPDLEERLRNRFEWGLIADIQPPDVETRVAILEKKAEVEHIELPSDVAMFLASNISSNVRELEGSLTRLGAFASLNKCAITVDFAREVLHTILREHDRVITIESIQKAICEFYNLRPSELRSKKRTKNVALPRQVAMYLCRRHTSASFPVIGDRFGGRDHSTVIHATNTVDRRMREDASFRATVERIERLIENVA, encoded by the coding sequence ATGGAACAAGCTTGGAAACACGTCCTTGCGACGCTCCGGCGGCGAGTTGATTCGGCGGACTATGACGGCCTAATTGCTCGCCTCCACCCCCTTGCTCAACAAGATCGAAACTTCCTCTTCGAGGCGCCCAATCGACTGGCCATCGCAGTCATCACGCAACGATACGTCGGAGTTATCGAAGAAGTCTTGAGTGCGGAGGTGGGCCGCCCGGTACGGGTGATCCTGCAGCCACCGAATGCGATGCAACAGGAGCTGTTTCCACTTGTCGACCTGCCGCCGGAACCCGAGGCGGTTGTGGTGCCAAAGCGCCCGGCATCGCTGATTCCGAAGTATACGTTTGCGAATTTCGTTGTTGGGGCAAGCAATCAGTTTGCCCACGCTGCGTCAAAAGCCGTAGCCGGTCAGCCCGGCGTACATTACAACCCGCTTTTTATCTACGGCGGAGTGGGTCTCGGAAAAACTCATTTGGTCAACGCGATCGGCTTCGAAATCTTTGAGCGTAGCCAGAACGCGCGAGTGGTCTACTTGTCCTCGGAGTCGTTCATGAACGAGCTGATCGGCGCGTTGCGGCGCGACCGCATGGATGAATTCAAAGGGCGGTTCCGGCGTGTCGATGTCCTGATCCTCGATGACGTGCAGTTCCTCGCTGGCCGCGAGCGTACGCAGGAAGAGTTTTTTCACACCTTTAACTCGCTCTACGAGGGCCACCGGCAAATCGTGCTCACCTCCGACAAATTTCCTAAGGAGATCCCCGATCTCGAGGAACGATTGCGCAACCGTTTCGAGTGGGGTCTGATCGCGGATATTCAACCACCCGATGTGGAGACTCGTGTGGCGATTCTCGAGAAAAAAGCTGAGGTCGAGCACATTGAACTGCCGTCGGATGTCGCCATGTTCCTGGCCTCCAACATCAGCTCAAACGTGCGCGAACTGGAGGGTTCTCTCACGCGTTTGGGGGCTTTTGCGTCGCTCAACAAGTGCGCCATTACCGTGGACTTCGCGCGCGAGGTGTTGCACACCATCCTGCGCGAGCATGACCGGGTTATCACGATCGAGTCGATCCAAAAGGCCATTTGCGAGTTTTACAATCTGCGCCCGAGTGAGCTGCGGTCGAAGAAGCGCACCAAGAACGTCGCTCTGCCACGGCAAGTTGCGATGTACCTTTGTCGGCGCCATACCTCCGCGTCGTTTCCCGTCATCGGCGACCGTTTCGGCGGTCGTGACCATTCGACGGTCATTCATGCCACCAACACCGTTGACCGGCGCATGCGCGAAGATGCATCCTTCCGTGCCACAGTGGAGCGGATCGAGCGACTGATCGAAAATGTAGCGTGA